One segment of Niabella beijingensis DNA contains the following:
- a CDS encoding penicillin-binding protein, translating to MEIKKDILWRVYLCFIGIVLLCLFVLGKATVIQRIQGEHWRGMGDSMHQKIVEINADRGTIFSEDGQMLSTSLPQFDVYMDFMAEGLRLKDGKVYKENIDSFAVAMADYFKDKTAKQYRKEFDEAYKKGSRYYALKKKLSFEDFKALRSFPLIRLGKNKSGIVVEETSKRIAPFGLLANRTIGLSREYVNSDGKIKKMNVGLEMSYDSLLNGQNGQRVVRYISGGAVPVEGFQVEPENGKDIYTTLDVNMQDITETALLRMMLQSRAQYGTAIVMETKTGKIKAIANLGRNPRDTTYWENDNYALRVTEPGSTIKMVTLLAALDKGTSKPNDLIEVGTAGRLQVGPRMVTDAERSPKSVLTIEECVAHSSNVGLAKIALKAFGSNPSEFGTYLKKYHMDSRSPVDLAHVPRPRMAPLAKDHGGLMNMLTMSFGYALQVSPLQTLTLYNAVANDGKMMRPYLVSSIRNQGVVVKDVQPQVMEEAIAKPSTLKAAKESLEMAITEGTGRVAFKDMPFKVAGKTGTAHVADGETKYGNNVYQASFVGYFPAEQPQYTCIVVVRTSPGAALHYGGQIGAPVFREIATKIYSMYVDRKTPKGYEGSKDSSNYFYAGSAGAIKNVLEMLHIPFVDSLQQGNWATMYANRQKPVVTGNTVRNSVMPNVKGMGLRNAISLLEQMGLRVKVQGSGKVQGQSIAPGASFAKGQAVTLNLA from the coding sequence TTGGAAATTAAGAAAGACATATTGTGGAGGGTGTATCTCTGTTTTATCGGGATCGTGCTGCTTTGCCTGTTTGTACTGGGTAAGGCCACCGTTATCCAGCGTATACAGGGCGAGCACTGGAGAGGTATGGGCGACAGCATGCACCAGAAGATCGTTGAGATCAATGCCGACAGGGGCACGATCTTCAGCGAAGACGGCCAGATGCTCAGCACATCGCTGCCTCAGTTTGATGTGTATATGGACTTTATGGCCGAGGGCCTGCGGCTGAAGGACGGAAAGGTATATAAGGAGAACATCGACTCCTTCGCAGTGGCCATGGCCGACTATTTTAAAGATAAAACGGCAAAGCAATACCGGAAAGAGTTTGATGAGGCCTATAAAAAAGGCAGCCGTTACTATGCATTAAAAAAGAAACTATCGTTTGAAGATTTTAAAGCGCTGCGCAGCTTTCCCCTGATCCGCCTGGGTAAAAACAAAAGCGGTATCGTGGTGGAAGAAACCAGCAAGCGCATTGCTCCTTTCGGACTGCTGGCAAACCGTACCATCGGGCTCAGCAGGGAATATGTGAACAGTGACGGCAAAATCAAGAAAATGAATGTGGGCCTGGAGATGAGCTATGACAGTCTGCTCAATGGTCAGAATGGCCAGCGGGTGGTGCGTTATATTTCAGGTGGTGCCGTTCCGGTGGAAGGATTCCAGGTAGAGCCGGAGAACGGCAAGGATATTTATACCACACTGGATGTGAATATGCAGGACATTACGGAAACGGCATTGCTGCGCATGATGCTGCAAAGCCGTGCCCAGTACGGTACCGCCATAGTTATGGAAACAAAGACCGGCAAGATAAAAGCGATCGCCAACCTCGGCCGTAACCCAAGAGACACCACTTACTGGGAAAATGATAACTATGCACTCCGCGTAACGGAGCCGGGTTCCACCATAAAAATGGTAACCCTTCTGGCTGCCCTGGACAAGGGAACTTCAAAACCCAACGACCTGATAGAGGTGGGAACGGCAGGGCGGCTGCAGGTAGGACCCCGTATGGTCACGGATGCCGAACGTTCCCCCAAGTCGGTACTTACCATCGAAGAATGTGTGGCACACAGTTCCAATGTGGGATTGGCTAAAATAGCGCTGAAAGCTTTTGGCAGCAACCCTTCTGAATTTGGTACCTATCTGAAAAAATACCATATGGACAGCCGGTCGCCCGTCGACCTGGCGCATGTGCCCCGGCCGCGTATGGCACCGCTGGCGAAGGATCATGGTGGATTGATGAATATGCTGACCATGAGTTTTGGCTATGCCTTACAGGTAAGCCCGCTGCAGACCCTGACCTTATATAATGCCGTGGCAAACGACGGTAAAATGATGCGGCCTTACCTCGTAAGCAGCATCCGCAACCAGGGAGTGGTAGTGAAAGATGTTCAGCCGCAGGTGATGGAGGAAGCGATCGCCAAACCATCTACCTTGAAAGCCGCAAAAGAAAGCCTTGAAATGGCCATTACAGAAGGTACCGGAAGAGTGGCCTTTAAAGATATGCCTTTCAAAGTTGCCGGAAAGACCGGCACGGCGCATGTGGCCGACGGGGAAACCAAATATGGTAACAATGTATACCAGGCGTCGTTTGTCGGTTATTTTCCTGCAGAGCAGCCTCAGTACACCTGTATCGTGGTGGTAAGAACCAGTCCGGGTGCCGCCTTACACTATGGCGGACAGATCGGTGCGCCGGTATTCCGCGAGATCGCTACCAAGATCTACAGCATGTATGTGGACCGTAAAACGCCCAAGGGGTATGAAGGATCAAAAGACAGTTCCAACTATTTCTATGCAGGCAGCGCCGGTGCAATAAAAAATGTACTGGAGATGCTGCACATTCCGTTTGTGGATTCCCTGCAGCAGGGCAACTGGGCCACTATGTATGCCAACCGGCAGAAACCGGTGGTTACGGGAAACACGGTCCGCAATAGTGTAATGCCTAATGTAAAAGGAATGGGGCTCCGGAACGCAATCAGTTTACTGGAGCAGATGGGATTGCGGGTAAAAGTACAGGGCAGTGGTAAGGTACAGGGGCAGTCCATCGCGCCGGGTGCTTCTTTTGCAAAAGGACAGGCAGTGACATTAAATCTGGCATAA
- a CDS encoding FtsW/RodA/SpoVE family cell cycle protein yields the protein MAATAEIGTEEKVVRTRSWKGGLDQHARGDKVIWALVVFLTLVSLLAVYSATGSLAYKKYKGNTEVYLFKQVVFILLGFAIVYFAHRVNYTIYSKVARILFVLSIPLLAYTLFFGVKMNEGSRWIKVPLINMTMQTSDLAKLALFMYLARLLSRKQQVIKNFKKGFLPVILPIGITCLLIAPANLSTALLLGASCMMLLFIGRVSVKHLLLVASLALIPIIMLIMAAMVRHKSGKDIDTTETTQAVKKATGGLTTRVDTWIGRVENFIYGGKEADNDEMYQVNQAKIAISKGGFLGVGPGNSTTRDYLPQAYNDFIFAIIIEEYGLLGGAFILFIYIVFLYRCIRIFKRCPFAFGAFLALGLSFTLAIQAVANMAVTVNLFPVTGVTLPLVSMGGSSFLFTCLAIGIILSVSRNVENIERPQPIAEAAAEEVVEVEIAEKTDE from the coding sequence ATGGCAGCAACAGCGGAAATAGGAACGGAGGAAAAAGTGGTGCGTACCAGGAGCTGGAAAGGCGGACTGGACCAGCATGCCCGGGGGGATAAGGTGATCTGGGCATTAGTGGTTTTCCTGACGCTGGTTTCATTGCTGGCAGTTTACAGTGCCACCGGCTCTTTGGCGTATAAGAAATACAAAGGAAATACCGAGGTATATCTGTTCAAGCAGGTGGTGTTTATCCTGCTGGGTTTTGCCATTGTTTATTTTGCGCACCGGGTCAATTATACCATTTACTCCAAAGTGGCGCGGATTCTTTTTGTACTAAGTATCCCGCTATTGGCCTATACGCTGTTCTTTGGGGTAAAGATGAATGAAGGCAGCCGCTGGATAAAGGTGCCGCTGATCAATATGACCATGCAAACCTCGGATCTGGCAAAGCTGGCGTTGTTCATGTACCTGGCACGTTTGCTGAGCCGCAAACAGCAGGTGATCAAAAACTTTAAAAAAGGATTCCTGCCGGTCATCCTGCCCATCGGCATCACCTGTCTGCTGATCGCCCCGGCCAACCTGTCTACGGCCCTGCTGCTCGGTGCCAGTTGCATGATGTTATTATTCATCGGCAGGGTAAGCGTAAAGCACCTGTTGCTGGTGGCGAGTCTCGCGCTTATTCCCATTATCATGCTGATCATGGCAGCAATGGTACGGCATAAAAGCGGTAAGGATATTGATACAACGGAAACCACACAGGCAGTGAAGAAAGCCACCGGCGGACTGACCACAAGGGTGGATACCTGGATCGGACGTGTGGAGAATTTTATATACGGAGGTAAAGAAGCGGATAATGATGAGATGTACCAGGTGAACCAGGCCAAGATCGCCATTTCAAAAGGCGGTTTCCTGGGTGTGGGGCCTGGCAACAGTACCACAAGAGATTACCTGCCCCAGGCGTATAACGATTTTATTTTCGCGATCATTATCGAGGAATACGGATTGCTGGGAGGAGCTTTTATCCTCTTTATATACATCGTATTCCTGTACCGGTGTATCCGGATCTTTAAAAGGTGCCCCTTTGCCTTCGGTGCCTTTCTGGCGCTGGGACTGAGCTTTACACTGGCCATCCAGGCGGTGGCCAATATGGCGGTAACGGTGAACCTTTTTCCGGTAACAGGGGTAACGCTGCCCCTGGTGAGTATGGGGGGATCCAGTTTCCTGTTCACCTGCCTGGCGATCGGTATCATTTTGAGCGTATCCCGTAACGTGGAGAATATTGAACGGCCACAACCCATAGCTGAAGCGGCTGCGGAAGAAGTGGTGGAAGTAGAAATAGCGGAAAAAACAGATGAGTAA
- the murD gene encoding UDP-N-acetylmuramoyl-L-alanine--D-glutamate ligase: MGKRLVILGGGESGVGAALLAKQKGYTVFLSDGGSLKEIYRSELRQAGIGWEEDGHTEEKILDAEEVVKSPGIPEKNELVRKIRLKGIPVISEIELAYRFAGSSRIIAITGSNGKTTTTSLIHHICKVGGLDAALVGNIGESFAKQVALDPKPVYVVEVSSFQLDDIEEFRPYISVLTNITEDHLDRYEYKFDNYIKSKFRIVKNQQATDYFIYNADDPVTKESIDKFNIQSIQLPISMERENKTAFIKDGDMYVRTGEDFMNMSIYDFTLKGKHNQYNTMAACVTAATMDIRKEKIREAVQTFQNLEHRMEHVATIRGVEFINDSKATNVNSTWYALESMTKPTVLILGGVDKGNDYSLMEELVAEKVKAIICLGVDNTKIHAAFKDSVSVIIDTASAAEAVGAAFAHAEKGDVVLLSPACASFDLFKNYEDRGTQFKRAVIEL; encoded by the coding sequence GTGGGAAAGCGGCTGGTCATATTGGGAGGAGGTGAAAGTGGTGTAGGGGCGGCCCTGCTGGCAAAACAAAAAGGGTATACCGTTTTTTTATCAGACGGCGGTTCTTTGAAAGAAATATATCGTAGCGAACTGCGGCAGGCAGGTATCGGGTGGGAAGAAGATGGCCACACGGAAGAAAAGATCCTGGATGCGGAAGAAGTGGTAAAAAGCCCGGGGATCCCTGAAAAAAATGAGCTGGTGCGCAAGATCCGGCTAAAGGGCATCCCGGTGATCAGTGAAATCGAGCTGGCCTATCGTTTTGCAGGCAGCAGCCGGATCATCGCTATAACCGGCAGCAACGGGAAGACCACTACTACATCGCTCATCCATCATATCTGCAAGGTTGGCGGACTGGATGCGGCGCTGGTAGGCAATATCGGTGAATCCTTTGCAAAGCAGGTGGCCCTGGATCCCAAACCCGTATACGTGGTAGAGGTAAGCAGCTTCCAGCTGGATGATATCGAGGAGTTCCGGCCTTATATATCGGTGCTGACCAATATCACAGAGGATCACCTGGATCGCTACGAATACAAATTCGATAATTATATAAAGAGTAAGTTCCGCATTGTAAAGAATCAGCAGGCTACCGATTATTTTATATACAATGCAGATGACCCGGTAACAAAGGAATCAATAGATAAATTTAATATTCAATCAATTCAACTACCGATTAGCATGGAAAGAGAAAATAAAACGGCTTTTATCAAGGATGGCGATATGTACGTAAGAACGGGTGAAGATTTCATGAACATGAGTATTTATGACTTTACACTAAAAGGTAAACACAATCAGTACAACACTATGGCAGCATGCGTTACAGCCGCAACAATGGACATCCGGAAGGAAAAGATCCGCGAAGCGGTTCAGACATTTCAGAACCTGGAGCACCGTATGGAGCACGTAGCTACCATCAGGGGAGTTGAATTTATTAACGACAGCAAGGCCACTAATGTTAATTCAACCTGGTACGCGCTGGAAAGTATGACAAAGCCCACCGTGCTGATCCTTGGGGGCGTAGACAAAGGCAATGATTATTCACTGATGGAGGAACTGGTGGCCGAAAAAGTAAAGGCGATCATCTGTCTGGGTGTCGACAATACGAAGATCCATGCGGCATTTAAAGACAGTGTATCTGTCATTATTGATACGGCCAGCGCGGCTGAAGCCGTGGGTGCGGCTTTTGCACATGCGGAAAAAGGAGATGTGGTTTTGTTAAGCCCGGCCTGTGCCAGCTTCGACCTGTTTAAAAATTATGAAGACCGCGGTACGCAATTCAAGCGTGCGGTGATCGAACTATAA
- a CDS encoding UDP-N-acetylmuramoyl-L-alanyl-D-glutamate--2,6-diaminopimelate ligase translates to MQLQELLYKTKLQSVEGTTATEISAVTIDSRNVKPGSVFVAVKGGMDGHQFIDNAVQNGAAAIVCETLPETRAAQVTYVQVADSAAAAGIIAHHFYGQPSTQLKLVGVTGTNGKTTIATLLYKLFSSLGFTCGLISTVQNHIGAEKLEATHTTPDAVSLNSLLAQMVAGGCQYAFMEVSSHAIHQHRIEGLEFAGGIFSNITHDHLDYHKTFDEYIRVKKTFFDQLPKEAFALTNVDDKRGVVMVQNTRAAIKTYSLRTTSDFKGKILDNSIMGLHMMVDEQEVHFRLIGEFNAYNLLAVYGAAVSLGQEKVAVLQTLSVLNGAAGRFDYIVSPKSNIIGIVDYAHTPDALLNVLATIKKLRKGFEQVITVVGCGGDRDKTKRPVMAEVACEYSDKVIFTSDNPRSEDPLVIIKDMEAGVPAGSRRKCISIADRKEAIKTAISLADESDIILIAGKGHETYQEIKGVRNHFDDRETVSELFGLLEK, encoded by the coding sequence GTGCAGTTACAGGAGCTATTATATAAAACCAAATTACAATCGGTAGAGGGAACCACCGCAACTGAGATCAGCGCGGTGACCATTGATTCCCGTAACGTAAAGCCCGGAAGTGTATTTGTAGCGGTGAAGGGAGGAATGGACGGACACCAGTTCATTGACAATGCGGTTCAGAACGGAGCAGCGGCAATCGTTTGCGAAACGCTTCCGGAAACAAGGGCAGCACAGGTTACCTATGTGCAGGTGGCCGACAGTGCCGCCGCCGCCGGCATCATAGCACATCATTTTTACGGGCAGCCTTCCACACAGCTGAAGCTGGTGGGTGTTACCGGTACCAATGGAAAAACGACCATTGCCACACTGCTGTACAAATTATTCAGCAGCCTTGGGTTCACCTGCGGACTGATCAGTACGGTTCAAAACCATATCGGTGCCGAAAAACTGGAAGCTACGCATACAACGCCGGATGCAGTCAGCCTAAACAGCCTGCTGGCGCAAATGGTGGCCGGAGGGTGTCAGTATGCTTTTATGGAAGTAAGTTCGCATGCCATCCATCAGCACCGGATCGAAGGCCTGGAATTTGCAGGGGGGATCTTCAGTAATATTACGCATGATCATCTCGACTATCATAAAACCTTTGATGAATACATCCGGGTAAAAAAAACATTTTTTGATCAGCTGCCAAAAGAAGCTTTTGCGCTTACAAATGTAGATGATAAACGGGGTGTGGTAATGGTGCAGAACACCAGAGCGGCCATTAAAACCTACAGCCTCAGGACCACCAGCGATTTTAAAGGAAAGATACTGGACAACAGTATCATGGGATTGCACATGATGGTGGACGAGCAGGAAGTGCATTTCCGCCTGATCGGTGAATTCAATGCCTACAACCTGCTGGCAGTATACGGCGCGGCGGTAAGTCTCGGTCAGGAGAAGGTAGCAGTGCTGCAAACATTAAGCGTATTGAACGGCGCCGCCGGACGGTTTGATTATATCGTGTCCCCAAAATCAAATATCATCGGTATCGTGGATTATGCACATACACCGGATGCGTTGTTGAATGTACTGGCCACCATTAAAAAACTACGGAAAGGATTTGAACAGGTGATCACGGTTGTGGGATGCGGAGGCGACCGGGATAAAACAAAAAGACCCGTAATGGCAGAAGTGGCGTGCGAGTACAGTGATAAGGTCATTTTTACCAGTGATAATCCAAGGAGTGAAGATCCGCTGGTGATCATAAAAGATATGGAAGCGGGTGTGCCCGCAGGCAGCCGCAGAAAATGTATCTCCATTGCAGACAGAAAGGAAGCCATAAAGACGGCGATCAGTCTGGCTGATGAATCAGACATCATACTTATAGCCGGTAAAGGACATGAAACCTATCAGGAGATAAAGGGCGTCCGGAATCATTTTGACGACAGGGAAACCGTAAGCGAATTATTTGGATTGTTAGAAAAGTAA
- a CDS encoding FtsL-like putative cell division protein encodes MTDKKGKEARWNWKKLLNYQSIVRQVPFLFYMAFLAIVYIYNGHMADKTVRRINATAKDVKELQWEYKSLKSEVMFRSKPSELTKALQPLGLNELQESPYVLKDSLEEYMQTAHKY; translated from the coding sequence GTGACGGATAAAAAAGGAAAGGAAGCAAGATGGAACTGGAAAAAGCTGCTCAACTACCAGTCGATCGTACGACAGGTACCCTTCCTGTTTTACATGGCTTTCCTGGCGATCGTATATATCTATAACGGACATATGGCCGATAAAACTGTGCGCAGGATAAATGCCACAGCAAAAGACGTAAAAGAGCTGCAATGGGAATATAAGAGCCTGAAAAGCGAAGTGATGTTCCGCAGCAAACCGAGCGAACTGACAAAAGCATTACAGCCGCTGGGTTTGAACGAATTGCAGGAATCGCCGTATGTACTGAAGGATTCACTGGAAGAATATATGCAAACCGCACATAAATATTAA
- the rsmH gene encoding 16S rRNA (cytosine(1402)-N(4))-methyltransferase RsmH has translation MAKNKQKEKLVSTSTSQPADYHIPVLLHETITALNIDPGGIYVDATFGGGGHAAAILKALGANGRLVAFDQDADAARNIPENDDRVLFVPQNFRHLKRFLRLHGISQVDGVLADLGVSSHQFDEAERGFSIRFNAAMDMRMDQRQPVTAFDILQTYTEQQLHKLFEQYGEVTNARTLARTITEARGRVSLKTIDAFKNVLRPVVKGNPNKYFAQVFQALRIEVNQELEALKELLEQAKEVVRPGGRIAIITFHSLEDRLVKQFFREGSFEEKEENPFVQEYREKIFKLITRKPVTAGDAELKINTRSRSAKLRVAERI, from the coding sequence ATGGCAAAGAATAAACAAAAAGAAAAACTTGTTAGCACATCAACTTCACAGCCTGCGGACTATCACATCCCGGTACTCCTGCACGAGACCATAACGGCATTGAACATCGATCCCGGTGGGATCTATGTAGATGCCACCTTCGGCGGCGGCGGCCATGCTGCGGCCATCCTGAAGGCGCTGGGGGCAAACGGACGCCTGGTGGCATTTGACCAGGATGCAGACGCAGCGCGGAACATACCGGAGAACGATGACCGCGTATTATTTGTTCCGCAGAACTTCAGGCATCTGAAACGTTTTCTGCGGTTGCACGGGATCAGCCAGGTAGACGGAGTGCTGGCAGACCTGGGAGTAAGCAGCCACCAGTTCGATGAGGCAGAGCGGGGATTCAGCATACGGTTCAATGCGGCCATGGACATGCGGATGGATCAGCGGCAACCGGTGACCGCCTTTGATATTCTTCAAACGTACACCGAGCAGCAGTTGCATAAGTTGTTTGAACAATATGGGGAAGTGACAAATGCCAGAACGCTTGCACGGACCATCACAGAAGCAAGGGGCCGGGTATCGCTGAAAACCATCGATGCTTTTAAGAATGTATTGCGGCCGGTGGTAAAAGGCAACCCCAATAAATATTTCGCCCAGGTATTCCAGGCACTGCGTATCGAAGTGAATCAGGAGCTGGAAGCCCTTAAGGAATTGTTGGAGCAGGCGAAAGAAGTAGTGCGGCCGGGGGGGAGGATCGCCATCATTACCTTCCATTCTCTGGAAGACCGGTTGGTAAAACAGTTCTTCAGGGAAGGCAGTTTTGAGGAAAAAGAAGAGAATCCCTTTGTACAGGAGTACAGGGAAAAAATTTTTAAGCTGATTACCCGCAAACCGGTAACAGCAGGGGATGCGGAACTAAAAATAAATACCAGATCACGAAGTGCCAAGTTGCGCGTGGCAGAACGGATCTGA
- the mraY gene encoding phospho-N-acetylmuramoyl-pentapeptide-transferase codes for MLYHLFEWFKQNGINFPGRNLMEFITFRVMMAVLLALTITLIFGKRLINILRNKLVGESVRDLGLAGEQAKKGTPTMGGIIIILGILVPTLLFARLNTVYILLMLFATIWLGAIGFLDDYLKLRAKRIAREKGEAYKKQDKDGLAGWFKIFGQVVLGITVGSVLYFNSNVKIWREYIGNAPGVAETEVITKTVNNRTKHFVATKAPITTIPFVKNHEFNYAKLLPEALEQYAWVLYILIVVFIITAVSNGANITDGLDGLATGTSALIGVMLGIFAYASGNFNFADYLNIMYIPNLGELSIFLAAMIGACVGFLWYNSYPAQVFMGDTGSLTLGGIIASVAIIVHKELLIPIFCGVFLVEVLSVSLQVTYFKYTKKKYGEGRRIFLMSPLHHHYQKLGYHEAKIVTRFWIVQILLVVVCIVTLKLR; via the coding sequence ATGTTGTATCATTTATTTGAGTGGTTTAAGCAGAACGGCATCAATTTTCCCGGCCGGAACCTTATGGAATTTATCACGTTCCGGGTAATGATGGCGGTACTGCTGGCGCTTACCATCACTTTGATATTTGGTAAACGGCTGATCAATATCCTGCGGAATAAGCTGGTGGGCGAATCCGTTCGGGATCTGGGGCTGGCTGGCGAACAGGCAAAAAAAGGAACGCCCACCATGGGAGGGATCATTATTATCCTGGGTATACTGGTTCCCACACTGCTCTTTGCACGATTGAACACGGTATATATCCTGCTGATGTTGTTTGCTACTATCTGGCTGGGGGCTATCGGTTTCCTGGATGATTATCTGAAGCTGCGGGCCAAACGTATCGCCCGTGAAAAAGGGGAGGCGTACAAAAAACAGGATAAGGACGGGCTGGCGGGCTGGTTCAAGATTTTTGGCCAGGTGGTTCTGGGTATCACTGTAGGATCTGTGCTGTATTTTAACAGCAATGTAAAGATCTGGAGGGAGTATATCGGCAACGCTCCGGGCGTAGCTGAAACCGAGGTGATTACCAAAACGGTAAACAACCGCACCAAACATTTTGTAGCCACAAAGGCGCCGATTACGACCATCCCGTTTGTTAAGAATCATGAATTCAATTATGCCAAGCTGCTTCCGGAAGCACTGGAGCAGTATGCATGGGTATTGTATATCCTGATCGTGGTCTTTATCATCACAGCGGTTTCCAATGGTGCCAATATTACCGACGGTCTGGACGGACTGGCCACGGGCACCTCGGCGCTCATCGGTGTTATGCTGGGGATCTTTGCCTATGCCAGCGGTAATTTCAATTTTGCGGATTACCTCAATATCATGTACATCCCCAATCTGGGCGAGCTGTCTATTTTTCTGGCCGCCATGATCGGAGCCTGCGTCGGGTTTCTCTGGTACAATTCCTATCCGGCCCAGGTGTTTATGGGTGATACGGGAAGTCTGACGCTCGGCGGTATCATCGCATCCGTGGCCATTATCGTTCATAAGGAGCTACTGATACCGATATTCTGCGGCGTGTTCCTCGTGGAAGTGCTGAGTGTATCGCTGCAGGTGACGTATTTTAAGTATACGAAGAAAAAATACGGAGAGGGCCGGCGGATCTTCCTGATGAGCCCGCTGCACCATCATTATCAAAAGCTGGGTTACCACGAAGCAAAGATCGTGACGCGGTTCTGGATCGTGCAGATATTGCTGGTAGTGGTGTGTATCGTAACCTTAAAACTGAGATAG
- the murG gene encoding undecaprenyldiphospho-muramoylpentapeptide beta-N-acetylglucosaminyltransferase — protein MSKRIIIAGGGTGGHIFPAIAIANALQRKDPSLQFLFVGAAGKMEMEKVPQAGYEIKGLDIAGFNRSSLLKNITLPFKLVKSFFQVKKIFKTFPPDAVIGVGGYSTFPVLKYAQARGIPTFIHESNSFAGKANIMLGKNATRVFTATDGMEKFFPADKILVTGNPVRQAIASMNISREQALRYFSLPPDKLTVLVVGGSLGARSINEAVITHVGALLKAGLQLIWQTGKTLSKEATEIAVEHKEIWANEFITEMQQAYAAADIIMARAGAMTVAEICVARKPVIFVPYPFATEDHQTVNATRLVDKGAAWLVKDSEAKDQAIAKVIALAKDEATRKYMSETLTGLSVTDADERIADEILKTI, from the coding sequence ATGAGTAAAAGAATAATCATAGCAGGTGGTGGTACCGGGGGGCATATTTTCCCCGCCATCGCCATTGCCAACGCATTACAGCGGAAAGATCCGTCGCTGCAGTTCCTGTTTGTAGGTGCTGCAGGTAAGATGGAGATGGAAAAAGTACCGCAGGCAGGCTATGAGATAAAAGGACTGGATATTGCGGGTTTTAACCGCAGCTCTCTGCTAAAGAATATCACATTGCCTTTCAAACTGGTAAAAAGTTTTTTCCAGGTAAAGAAGATCTTTAAAACCTTTCCGCCGGATGCGGTGATCGGAGTAGGAGGCTATTCAACCTTCCCGGTATTAAAATATGCACAGGCAAGAGGTATACCTACATTCATTCATGAGTCCAATTCCTTTGCAGGAAAAGCAAATATCATGCTGGGTAAGAATGCTACGCGGGTATTTACAGCAACGGATGGAATGGAGAAGTTTTTTCCTGCGGATAAGATCCTGGTGACCGGGAACCCGGTACGGCAGGCGATCGCATCCATGAACATAAGCAGGGAACAGGCACTCCGGTATTTTTCACTGCCGCCCGATAAGCTGACAGTGCTGGTAGTGGGCGGAAGCCTGGGCGCGCGTTCCATAAACGAAGCAGTGATTACGCATGTGGGCGCGCTGCTCAAGGCCGGGCTGCAGCTCATCTGGCAGACGGGGAAAACCCTGTCAAAGGAAGCGACGGAGATCGCAGTAGAACATAAGGAGATATGGGCGAACGAGTTTATCACAGAGATGCAACAGGCTTATGCCGCTGCGGATATCATTATGGCAAGGGCCGGCGCCATGACCGTAGCGGAGATCTGTGTGGCCCGCAAACCGGTCATTTTTGTGCCCTATCCGTTTGCAACGGAAGATCATCAGACGGTAAATGCCACACGGCTGGTAGATAAAGGCGCGGCCTGGCTGGTAAAGGACAGTGAGGCAAAAGATCAGGCCATCGCAAAAGTGATTGCCCTGGCAAAAGACGAAGCAACGCGGAAATATATGAGCGAGACGCTGACCGGATTGTCTGTTACGGATGCGGATGAGCGGATCGCAGATGAAATTTTAAAAACAATATAA